The genomic DNA GGAAGCCCTCGATCCCGGAACAGGCGCTCAGACCGGCTTCGGCCGCTCGCGAAGGATCCGGTTCACCGCCCGGTCGAGGGCTGACAGGAATGCCGACCGATCGGCGCGCGAGAAGGGCTTCGGCCCGCCCGTGATGGTGCCGGCCTCGCGCAACGATTGCATCAAGTCGCGGGTGGCGAGGGCGAGGCCGATCCCGGCCTCGCTGAACGGCTTGCCGGTGAACGCCAGGACCGTGGCCCCGGCCTTCACGCAGCGCGCGGCCAGCGGGACGTCGGCGGTGAGCACGATGCTCCCGGGCCCGGCCCGCGCGGCGATCCAGTCGTCGGCGGCATCGAGTTCCGGGCCGACGACCACCCGCTCGATCCAGGGCTCGCGCGGAAGGTTCAGCACGCTGTTGGCGACGACGTGGACGGTCAGGCCGTAGCGTTCGGCGACCCGGTAGGTCTCGTCCTTGACCGGGCAGGCGTCGGCGTCGAGGTAGATCGGCGGGCGCGGCGCGACACTCATGGGCGGGGTACAAGCTTCGAGGTGAAGCCTGCCAGGATGAGGAGCACGCCCAGGGCGAACTGCCCGTGCTCGATATCGCCGCCCACCGACAGCACGATGGCGCGGCCGAAGACGACGAGTCCGATCAGCGGCAGCCCGAAGCGCAGCGCCATCTTCACGGCGATCAGGGCGTTCGCCCGCGCGGTGCTCGACCCGGACATCAGCGGGCGACCGCGGCGCGCCGGGGCGACAGGTCCGCCACCGGCGCGGTCTCGGCGGGCCCGCGCTCCAGCGTCGCGACGGACAGCGGCGCACCGCGGCCGCGGAGCGCGTGGGCGCCGAGGGACCGCGCCCGCACCCCGGCCGGCAGGCGCGGCAGGCGGTTGAGGAGATCCTGCGAGATCAGGATGCCGACGCCGAGGGGGCGGCACAGGGCCTCGATCCGCGACGTCACGTTCACGGCGTCGCCGAAATACGCGATCTTGTGGCGGTCGACCCCGACTTCGGCCGTGACCACCGAGCCGCCGTGCAGGGCCGCCCGCAGCCGCGGCACCGTGCCGAACCGGGCTTGCCAGGCCGCGGCGTCCGCCTCGATCCGATCGAGCACCTCGAACACGCAGGTCACGCAGCGCGCGTCCTTCAGGCCGCGGGCCATCGGCCACGTCACCATGGCGAGATCGCCGACGTAGTCGTCCACCGAGCCGCCGTTGCGCCGCACCGGCTCGGCGAGCGTCGCGAACACCGCGCTGAGATATTCCTGCGCGCGGAGGTCGCCGTGAGTCTCCGCGAAGGCCGTGGAGCCGACGACGTCGAGGAACAGGAAGACCCGCTCCTCCGCCACCGGCTTGTGGTAGCGGCCGATCATGAAGTTCACGAACACCTCGCCGCCGATCAGGTCGCGCATCCGGATGACGAAGACCAGCAGGCCCGACACCGCCAGGGCGTAGGCCAGGACCCGCGCCGTCATGCGGGTCGCGGTCGTGAGGTCGTCCGGTGTCAGGGCGAACGCCCAGACGACCAGGCCGCCCAGCGCGTTGCCCGCCATGATCATCAGCACGTAGGCGAGTTCCGCGGCCAGCACGTAGAGCCAGGCCGGCAGCCGGCGGATCCGCGCCTGCAGCCCGGCCAGGATCAGCCCGCGGTCGAAGGCCAGCACCGTGGCGCCCATGCAGAGGCCGTAGGTAAATCCGGCGAGCGGCGAGGCTCCGGCCGCGAAGATGATGTTGTAGAGCAACCCCGCGCCGGCCGCCGCCAGCAGGATCAGACCCCAGAATATCCGGTGGGCCGGCAGCATCGACGCATCTCCAGCAGGGCCAGCCGACGGACCGTGCGCGGGTCCGGGTGTCGCGTGGCCCTGCGCGGCGGCGCTGCGCGGGGCAGCGCAGGCTCGGCAAGCCCACGCCGCCGGACTCCGGGTATGGGCCCAAAGTTTAGCGCCGCGGGAGGCCGCATGCCATTGCTCAACGCCCCAAGATGGCGCGAGTAAGGCGTGCCGGGTTGTTGCGCGGCCGAGCCGTGATACGCCGGCGGCCCGGGACACGACCGGACCGCCGCCTGCAACCCCTGTGACAGCGAAAAGGGAGCGCTGCCATGTACGCCAGGAGCTTCGGCGCGACGCGCGTCTCTGTG from Methylobacterium radiotolerans JCM 2831 includes the following:
- a CDS encoding adenylate/guanylate cyclase domain-containing protein, which encodes MLPAHRIFWGLILLAAAGAGLLYNIIFAAGASPLAGFTYGLCMGATVLAFDRGLILAGLQARIRRLPAWLYVLAAELAYVLMIMAGNALGGLVVWAFALTPDDLTTATRMTARVLAYALAVSGLLVFVIRMRDLIGGEVFVNFMIGRYHKPVAEERVFLFLDVVGSTAFAETHGDLRAQEYLSAVFATLAEPVRRNGGSVDDYVGDLAMVTWPMARGLKDARCVTCVFEVLDRIEADAAAWQARFGTVPRLRAALHGGSVVTAEVGVDRHKIAYFGDAVNVTSRIEALCRPLGVGILISQDLLNRLPRLPAGVRARSLGAHALRGRGAPLSVATLERGPAETAPVADLSPRRAAVAR
- a CDS encoding YaiI/YqxD family protein, with translation MSVAPRPPIYLDADACPVKDETYRVAERYGLTVHVVANSVLNLPREPWIERVVVGPELDAADDWIAARAGPGSIVLTADVPLAARCVKAGATVLAFTGKPFSEAGIGLALATRDLMQSLREAGTITGGPKPFSRADRSAFLSALDRAVNRILRERPKPV